The DNA region TCTCCCGTTCAAAGGAGGAGATCGAACGTCTACGGAGGCTGCTGGATTTGGTTTTCCAACCCGACATAAAGCTACAGAGAGCAGGTTAGTATTTAGCCCGATAATGGACTAAAGGAGACCAACGTTACTCCGTAAGGCTCTGGatgccaaaacagccaaatactccatctaaacatgaatcgattctcaattgcggcacggttctagaaacataaatcccCCTATTTTAatatcacatcaaaatacacacttactgtacactgttttacccggttttaacacagttgcagcagACAGTATTTTTCATTGACAACATGTTTGTGGCGTCAGTCTTccattacacacaggtgttcggagacgCAGACAGCTAATAGCACAGGTAGTCAACtctgtcttccgtctgttttccaTAAACAAGTGTTGTAACATGGACATATGGCCTTGTGGGAACCCTAACCCGATAAAAGGTGTGTAATTTAACCTTCTTGTTTGTCGATTTTTTTTtcttgctgatatgaaagatgCGTTCCTAATGTTTCCAAAAtcgtaccgcaagcgatgcgtgttaatgtttaGAGCAAGCGTCGGGGCTCTCAGCAAAACTCCCCTGGTCAGGTCAGAAGATACTATCGTCAATAGGCGCTAAAGCAGTCAACGTCTATGAATGGATAGTTAGTAGTGAATGATGGCCGCTGCTAGCTAGATCAATCAATGTGATTGAACCATCCAGGCCTGCCAAACAACCGATTAAGCAACTTTTGTTGATTTTTATGAAAATTAATATTCATTTGAACTTGGCACAGAGAACTATTGATTACTAATTTTTTATTCAATCCCCTCAGACCCCCAGCAGCTCACTCTCCCTGTCCCTGGAGAGGAGGTACCTCCTGAGAAGCAGCACTGTCAGCAGGAGTGGAGCCCCATTCTGGGGCAGGAGGAGCCAGAGcccacacagattaaagaggaacaggaAGAGTTTGGGACCAGTCATGAGGAAGATCAGCCTCAGGGGCTGGAGTTCGATATCAAAGAGGTCatattctctcctccctctcctccccagcccTCACATCTTCCCCAAACCCAAactggggagaacagagagagggactcTCTACCCACCAAAACAACTGAAGAGATCAAAACGGAACCGGATGAAGAGGGTTATGGAGAATCCGAACCAAACAATGAATTACAGCCCCTCTCTCCAGTAAATTCAGACTGTTCTGCAGCTCATATTGGGAACAGTGAAAGTGACAATGGGGTGGACAGTGGAGGACTAATGTCAGGGTTACAGCCACACAAATCAAAGAGAACATGGACAAAGAAAGGACAAAGCTCTAAAACCAGGGAAGCCAGTGAGTTGAAAGTTCCATTGAGGGCAGCTCACTCAGGGGAGAGACCACACAGGTGTCCTGTCTGCAGGAAATGCTTTCTGAAAAGTAGCATTTTAAAAACGCATCAGAGAATTCACACTGGGGAGAAACCATATTGCTGCAATGTATGTGGCAAATGCTTCAGCCGGATGGGACACCTGACTGAGCATATGAGAACTCACACTGGGGAGAAACCATATCagtgcaaagaatgtggcaaatgcTTCAGCCGGATGAGAAACCTGACAGTCCATATGAGGACTCACACAGATGAGAGACCATATAAGTGCCCCATGTGTGTAGAATGCTTCAGATCAGCAAGTCATCTAAAATGGCACCAGCGAAGacatcacacaggagagaaaccatatTGCTGACTTTTTTGTGGTAAATGCTTCACTTGTCAGAACTGAGGATGAGAATGAACCCAGAGGGAGAAACATGACAGTGCTGCTTGGGGCAAAATCGTACTCTCACTTGTAGGAGGACCTTTCCAGTGTAAAATGCTGATGTTTCATAATAACCCTTCTGAGCATGGCACAACTGTATATAATATGTTTTTTAGAACTTAGTAGTTATTGGGCGATTCCAGCATTATTTCCACGCAAAATCACAATTTAAATGTTTCACAGAATGGCCAAACAAAATATAAATGAAACTTTTGATGTGTATGTCTATGGTACCCCTTGGGGGGAGTGTATAGCCTAAAAAGCGGACTTGTAAATATTGACATGTTGGAGAAATAAAGCAAATAAGAAGCGTTATGGATGTTACATGAAATGGACAAgctttttggagagactgaacatATAAGCAAATGTCTGAGTTTGGTCAAAACATGGATTGCCATTTCGAACCcaaaaaaatataattttgaaAATATTGTAATTTCCATTACTACTTTAGAGGAAAAACAACCATTATGGATGTTACAGAATCTGAAATAAACATTCAAATCTTAAAGATTTATTGATCAAAATCTATCATAACATGTATTTTTTGGAATGTTTTTCAAATGAAGGCATAGTACCTCAGGATTACATCATTTCAGTTAGCCTAAATAGTATACAAGACCAGGCACCACACCCATAGGTCATGTTTTCTctttatgtggacaccccttcaaatgagtggatttggcgatttcagccacacccgttgctgacaggtgtataaaatcgagatgttattgcgggtgtagcgaaatgtttgtgttcatagctccaacagtgcagcaatatctaacaatacatctaaaaagtaaaagaatggaattaagaaatatagaaatattacgacgagcaatgtcggagtccggagtataaatatatatacactgagtatacaaaacattaagaacacctgctctttccacgacatagactaatcaggtgaatccaggtgaaagctatgatcccttattgatgtcacttattaaatccacatcaatcagtgtatatgaaggggaggagacaggttaaagaaggattttagatagtctggcttttttatggcggttttggagcagtggcttcttccttgctgagcggcctttcacgttatgtcgatataggactcgtatgtagatatagatacttttgtacctgtttcctccagcatcttcacaaggtcctttgctgttgttctgggattgatttgcacttttcgcaccaaagtacgttcatctctaggagacagaacgcgtttccttcctgagcggtatgactgctgcgtggtcccatggtgtttatacttgcatactattgtttgtacagatgaacgtggtaccttcaggcgtttggaaattgctcccaaggatgagccagacttgtggaggtctacaattatttttctgaggtgaggtcttggctgatttcttttgattttcccatgatgtcaagcaaagaggcactgagtttgaaggtaggccttgaaatacatccacaggtacacctccaattgactcaaattatgttaattagcctataagaagcttctaaagccatgacatcattttctggaattttccaagctgtttaaaggcacagtcaacttagtgtatgtaaacttctaacccactggaattgtgatacagtgaattataagtgaaataatctgtctgtaaacaattgttggaaaaattacttgtgtcatgcacaaagtagatgtcctaaccgacttgccaaaactatagtttgttaataagaaatgtgtggttgaaaaaatgagttttaatgactccaacctaagtgtatgtaaacttccgacttcaactgtatatacatatccttaaaaaatatatatttccctttattactttccaaccccaccaccccttccctaattggagtaaactagtgaacaacaatgcttaggcctctacttccagcttatacattctatatacattttatggacacagtcaattttacaataattctattttgtttgtttttactcctgaacttcctttcggacctgtgtccaaaaacaagctacaaatggacagtaccaaaacaaatgatctaatgattgtctcttcgcagcaaaatcttcagagctgggaagattgtatcccccatataaataacattctattggtagcaagaactttgtataataatttaaatagaaaaattctaagttttgaatccagcgtcgttttgcgtatcagttcataaacactatccCATGGAATCAGTATGTCAAAagtctcttcccaactattttgcaatctatatgggacggctgtcaatcctttagtccttaaattaaactggtatacttttttattgatcacaattttctttaacgaattatgttctttaatgcagggccgacagacaagttccttacttttccccttccactttcctcttccatttttgaggtaatgctgcaattatttgattgtaattttgggtagagcagacatttccatatgtttttgttagcatgtgctacataactccaccagtcctacctatgatatcatttacgaagattataccttttttttaaaatcaaaaaataatgttttttatcaattagtatatttgagtttaaccacaatatttgttgcattatttgttctgtagtttctggaggattaaattgaaattgcaaccaaatttctatggcttgttttagaagtagtgatatttgggagatgatttccttttcaaataactgaaagtgagaggttgtaatctgaataaagggaccagtggtgcgtgtccccagtctggcccggcccgttcctgctcctcgcaccagacctgtggtgcgtgtccccagtctggcccggcccgttcctgctcctcgcaccagacctgtggtgcttgtccccagtctggcccggcctgctcaaccggtgcctgatccagctccggtcggttgctccactccggagccagagcagtccgctccaccggtgcacagtccagctccggtcagcggttccactccagagccagagcagtccgctccaccggtgcctagtccagctccggtcagcggctccactccggggccagagcagtccgctccaccgggatccggttcagctccggtcagcggctccactccggagccagagcagtccgctccaccggtgcccattccagctctggtcagtggttccactccggagccaaagcagtctgctccaccggtgcttagtccagctccggtcagcggctccactccggagccagagcagtccgctccaccgggatccggttcagctccggtcagcggctccactccggagccagagcagtccgctccaccggtgcctagtccagctccggtcagcggttccactccagagccaaagcagtccgctccaccggtgcctagaccagctccggtcagcggttccactacggagccagagcaatccgctccaccgggatccagttcagctccagtcagcggctccactccgggtccagacgtcagcccctctccaggttcggggtctcccacaccagggtccagacagggatcggtgcattgtgggaggactgagaggggaagctccGCGTTGAGGTCCAGACTGGTCCAGGGGTGCAACGCGGAGGCAGTAAGGAAGAagacgtcacgcccggagccggagccgccaccgaggctggaagcccacccggaacctcccctgttaagtcaggtttgtgcggccggagtccgcacctttggggggggtactgtcacgccctgacctatagaactctagttagtttggtcagggtgtgcatgtttagttctatgttgtatatctatgtttagatTCTAGTCTATGTtcggccgggtatgattcccaatcagaggcagctgtcgctcgttgtctctgattggggatcatacttaggcagccagttttcctgcctgggttgtgggatcttgtttgtgtttcggtgtgtttggcttgtttgtgtatagccttccgacgtcacgtttcattgccttttgttgttttgtcagtgtttatccagtttaataaacatgttcgcataccacgctgcaccttggtctgatccgtctctcaacgatcgtgacaatgaggctgtggagggattcaagttgtggatttaaaagaaaacatgaatcatcagtgtacaatgacacctttgtttttaagccctggatctctaatcccttgatattattgttggatctgattttaatagctaacatttcgatggccataataaatagatatgccgatagtggacaaccttgtttcactcctcttgacagtttaaaactttcagagaaatagccattatttactattttacacctagggttactataaaTAATTTTAActcattttataagagattctccaaaattgaaatgctccaggcatttatatataaaccccagtcgtactttatcaaatgccttttcaaagtctgctatgaatagcaggcctggtttcccagatttttcatagtgttctattgtttccagtacttgccttatattatctccaatgtatcgtccatgtgaaaaacctgtctgattagaatgaatactgtccgacaatacctttttaattctatgcgctatacattttgctagaatttttgcatcacaacactgaagtgtaagggtcctccaattttttttaaatggactggatctttatattttccacttgtatcctgtttcagtaataatgaaatcagaccttcttcttgagtgtctgataatctaccatttacataggagtggttaaaacatgctaataacagtcctctgagtatatataaaaaaggtttggtatacctcgactggtatgcatccaaccctggagttttcccggacttcaagtctttaattgcatccagaagttcctcctctgtaat from Coregonus clupeaformis isolate EN_2021a chromosome 12, ASM2061545v1, whole genome shotgun sequence includes:
- the LOC121578076 gene encoding zinc finger and SCAN domain-containing protein 22 encodes the protein MSKMQLLQVYLNERLTAVAVEIFGAVENTIGEYQEEISRSKEEIERLRRLLDLVFQPDIKLQRADPQQLTLPVPGEEVPPEKQHCQQEWSPILGQEEPEPTQIKEEQEEFGTSHEEDQPQGLEFDIKEVIFSPPSPPQPSHLPQTQTGENRERDSLPTKTTEEIKTEPDEEGYGESEPNNELQPLSPVNSDCSAAHIGNSESDNGVDSGGLMSGLQPHKSKRTWTKKGQSSKTREASELKVPLRAAHSGERPHRCPVCRKCFLKSSILKTHQRIHTGEKPYCCNVCGKCFSRMGHLTEHMRTHTGEKPYQCKECGKCFSRMRNLTVHMRTHTDERPYKCPMCVECFRSASHLKWHQRRHHTGEKPYC